The uncultured Carboxylicivirga sp. genomic interval CCGTCAACTTGAAACTTTGTGCTAATTTTTAGGACCTCAAAATCATTCAAATATTTTGGAATATTCTTAACTGCTTCATCATAGGTGTATGCAAATGAGGGTAATCCATCTTCGCAATCGAAAACTTCGAAAGTATTATGGTCAATTACATCTGTTGGCGTTGCTGTAAGTCCAAGAACAACAGCATTGAAATAATTTAAAATGTTTTGATAAACATTATAAATCGAGCGGTGACTTTCATCGACAATAACTAAATCGAAAAAATGGGGAGAAAGACTATTTTGTTCTTCTTCAACAATATTCAACATTGTTGGGTACGTTGAAACATACAGTCTTCTGTCAAACACAAAGTCTTTCTCATTTTGATTTGGCCAAACAGAGTAATTTGGAGTATGTTCTTTAATCGCTTCAACTGCTTGGTTTCTTAGTTCAATTCTGTCAACCAGAAATAAAGCTCTTGAAATCCAACCTGCTCGCATTAATGTGTCAATTAATGCTATTGTTGTTCTAGTTTTTCCAGTTCCTGTTGCCATTACCAGTAGGAATTTTCTTCTCCGTTGTTCAATTCCTTCCATTACAGTTCTAATAGCTTGAATTTGATATGGTCTTCCTGCTATTTCTGTATTTATCAATTCTTCAGCAAGCGGAGTTTTGTTTTCTCTGATAAAAGCTAGTCTTTCAAGGTCTGCTCTTGTTGGAAAACCGTAAACTTTATATGGAGCATATTCACCAACATTCCAAAAATAGATATCGTGTCCATTTGAATAAAAAACAAACGGTTCATTGCATTTATAAACTTCCTTTATTTTCTGAGCATATTGTTTGGCTTGTTCTTCTCCTTTTCTTGCATCCACAGAGTCCTTTTTGGCTTCGATAACTGCTAATGGTTTTTGATCTTTACCTAAAAGAACATAGTCACAATATTGATTTGACTTATAATTTTCGATTGGTTCCTCAACAATATTAGAGGAATCTGATTTAATTGTAAATTCCTGAATCACTTGCGTTAAGTCATCAACATTCCATCCCGCTTTTTTGAGCTTTAGGTCAATTATTTCTCTCCTTGTTTGTGATTCTAAATTTGCCATAATGATAAGTTTGCAAATGTAACATATTTAAGGGCCAAACCTCTTTCATATATTCTTTAATTACATCAATAAGATCATCCGATTCCACTGGTGTATATTCTGGTGATTTCGTAAGAAATATGTAATCGTATTTTAGGTACGTTTCAAAATGAGGATACCATATATGTCTGAAAGGTATTCTTTTGAAATTTTCATCTGGATTTGTATATGCTAATTGCGATATACTTGCTCCAGTTTTAAACCTATTCTTGTTATACAATCTCAGTTGTATTGAATGTGGTAATTTTAATATTGGTTGACCATACATATCTTTTTTGAGTGGATATTTAGGTAGATTAAAATACATAAATCCCAAATCACTAAAATCGTTTTCCAACGAAATAAAATTTAATGATCGTATTAAATCAGCGCATGCTAAAAAAATTAGATAATTACTTATTTTCACCTCACTCTCTTTAGGAAATAATCTTAATGGCTTTGGCCGATGAAGTAAATCTTTAAAAATGTAATTAAATCCTAGATCCCCATTGCCTGTATCTGAATGTGCATCGACATGATCTATTGAAAACTTAACCGGTTCTCCCATTCTTAAAGCTAAATCTCGAAGAAAAAAGAAAACCTCATTATGATCCTTAAATATCTTTCCTTTAATTTTATTCTTTGATGATAACTTACAGTTTTGTTCCAAGAATTTCCTAACCCTGCCCTCTTCCCATGGTGAATAGTCTTCACTAGACAATCTACCTTCTGAACAAAACAGCGCAATTCCATCTAGAAAGAAATCCAAATCTATATCTAAAACATTAAGAATCTTCACAATTAACTTTCAAAATAATCTGAATCAATTTCTTTATACACAAAGGTCTCTTTAGGGGAGATACCAATATTGTCCTCAATCATAAGCTCAGCCAAACGTTTCCCATCAATCAGAATTAATGTACGATCAATCTTTTCGGCAAATTCTTTAGCAGAAGAAGGAAAATCTGAGGTTGTGATAAAAACACCTTTACGTGCGTTATGAGCGAGCATAGCTCCAGCAAAATCTCGCACTTCTTTAACGGGTACTGTATTGCTGTATCGTTTCGCCTGGATGTATATTTTATCCAACCCCAAACGATCTTCATTGATAATTCCGTCTATTCCACCATCGGCGGATTTTTTAGTTACTTGTGCAGCTTCAGAGCGGTTTCCTCCATAACCAATTGCCTGAAGTAAATCTAAAACTAGTACTTCAAATTTATATGGATCAACCTTTATGAGTTGGTCAGACAATTGTCCTATCAGTAACCTATTAATCTGTTGGTAGGCTTTCTCAAATTTCTCCTTTGGTGTTTGGATGTCTGATTCAACAATCTGTTCATTACTTTCTTCACTCTCTTTGCCATTAGTACCCACAAACTCATTAAAGGAATCATATTGCCTAAGAAAAGCTGCATCAATCCTTGTTCGATTAGTTTTCAGAACTTCCAAACCGAGATTTGTTATTTGAACAAAACCACGTTTCTCTGATTGTAATAAACCCGCTTTCTTTAAGTAAGTATTAGCCCAACCAACACGATTATCAAACAAAGGTTGTTTACCACTGGGCAATAATTCTCGTCTATCTTCCTCTGTAAGGTTAAACTCCTGGGCAAGCTTTTCTATTAATTCCCGAAACTTATGTGTTTGTTCATCTGCAACACACGTTAATAGTGGTAACATGATGGATTGATAATCTGGTACTGGCATGTGTGAACAATTTAAGTTCTCTAAAATAGCACTTCTCCGGGATATTATGCTCAATAAAGCTGCCTTAATTGCACACTAATGCTCTAAAACATCCTAAAATCATATACATTCAGAATGAAAAAATTAAGCAGTAACACACAAATCAAATTTCTCTATCAATAAGCCCAGGTACTTATTTTTCTTTTTAAGCTTATTTATAAGAGCATTTGGACCTGCCAGATACTGTTCCTTTTTTATGGAGATAACCAAATCGGCAATATCATCACCTTCATTTAAATCAGTATTTTCCAAAACAGTATTTACACTAACATCAAAGCTAGCTCTTTCGGCTATCTTGCTCCACTTCTCAAATGCTTTTCCTTTATCAGGAAATAAAGTCACCTGGTAACCGTTGAGGGCATTTAGCTTTTGTAGATTGAGCATTTCAATAGAACCAACAGCGACCCAACTGTATTGTGGATAATATAACGCTCCAAATATGGCATTCTTTTCTCCTTCAGCAATAGCCACTGGAGTTGTTTTACTGGTAAGTAAATGCGCTCCAAAGAATACTTGCTTTAAATTGAAGTCCTTTTGCTTAGTAATATGATGCACCCAATTGATGTATCCATTACGTTTTAATGTATGTACATTATATTGCATCACTTTACCAGTCCGCACTTGCCCCAATCGGTTGACTTGCCAGAAAATAGTTTTGTTTCCTTTAGCTGTACCAACGTAATACTTCTGTAATACCTCCCAAACCATACGTTGCGGGAAATATTTACTCAATCCTATAGCAAAGTTGTTGTGGTAATAATTGGTAAGGGAGGCTGTCAATAACTTTTTGTCAATACATGAAGGTGGTTTTACAATTATTTTTGGTTTTGGGACTGTTGTATAAAAATCACTCGGTTCGTATCCATTTTCCTCAAAGTACATCTTAGGGGTAAAATGGTAACCACATTTTTCAACCCGGTTACATCTTCCGGTATAATCAGATAAATGTTTATTGGTTTGATTATCGACATACCTGGTAAAAGTCCTCTGATGACATTTCGGACAATGATACCTGGTTGACCGTCCTTTGTATTTTTCCAATGAATAGCGAATATCTGACATAAAAGAGACTTTTCTTGTTTTAGTGGAGTTAGTGGAGTAGTGGAGGATTATTGTTTTTCAAGCACTTACTACTCCACGCCACTCCACTCACTCCACAAGTTGATGATTAATTAATTGGCGCTTCGCCCAAACCCGACTTCATCTCTTTGCTCAAGCCGCAAGGGCTTTTCCTTTCTTCCTGCAGCCGAAGAAAGAAACAAAGAAGTCCGCCGACTGCACCACTCGCTTACCCACTATTTCCTTATTTTTTGAGACAGAAAGAACTCACTGCGGTCAAACAGCTTTCTATCTTATCAAAACATAAGAAAAGTGGGTCCCAAGCTGCGTTGCTAATGTCGGGTACTCAACTCGAAACACTAGCATTTTATAGTAACAACCTTTTATAGTGCAGGAGAATAAAGATCAATTTATTTCATACTCCACAGTTACTACACTCAAACTCCACACATAAAAACCTGTGAATCAATAAAACTCCACAACTACGCAAACTCTACAGTATTCCCTGTTTTCTCTGAGCCATTATTGCAGCAGTAAGATTAATTGAGTACGTCAGTTTCGTACACGCCTTTCTGCTTTTTATGCGCCAGTTTGGTATTGCTCAGCAATTGATAAGCGTATGATTCTTTGGCGATATTGAGTTTGTTGGCCATTTCAATAAACTCTTTATTGGTGAATTCCCGTTTACCAATCTTCTTTAAAACCTGAAATACCTTACCTTCCTTTGAGTTGTCTTCATACACATTTAAAACCATGTGATTTAGCTTTAATGCATTGGAAAAGAAGTAATCCTTAAGCATAATGGCTTTCTTCATTGAACTTTCGCTTATCTGCTTGATCGCCTGCCCTGCAAAAAAACTATTGGAGACTTCAAGAACCAGGGCAAACCGTAAAATATATCTATCCAACTTCGACAGGATTCCCGATATGGTAGCATCTTTATTGGATGGCTTTACATGTTTGTTAACTTCTTCAATAAACAAGTCCTCTGCCTTTTCAGATAACGGTAACTCTATCGTATTAATGCTCTCATAGACTTTATCCATCAATGCTTGCATCCTGGAATGAAATTTTTCAACCAGATAATTATCCGGATTCTTTCTTCCAATTAATTTCTTCTCCATTTTTAACGGAATGGCAAAAAGAATTCGTTCAAAGAAACCGTCCTTTATATCCTTGGCCTTAAAGGATGCAATCACATCATCCTGAATACTTCCTATAATTGATACGCAAGGCATACTCAATGAAGAGCTTTCAACTTCTTTACGATCCAAAGAAATAGGCGCACCATCCCATATTGATAAAAACTGACTTTGCTTTGAGGTTCCGCTATAACCAATCAGATTCAATATAAAACTCTTAAACTCATCGGGCATCAATATCATACCATTGGGGTTTTGCTTATGCATATTTATCAGGGCCTCAAATGTTGGATCTGTCGAATACAGCTTTTTCTTAGTCGGTTTCTTTTCTCCTAAATCAGGATCATAATTGGCGATGGCTGCTTCATATTCCTGATCGTATTGCTTTTGCTGGTTTTTGATAGCTTTAAAAGCTGTTTTTAAGGGAGCACTTTTATTCTGTCCTGACTTGCCAACCAATACCACCCACATGGATGGATTTTCTATCCATTCAATATGTTTACGTAAATGATACGAATTACCAATGATTCCGGCTAGAGCTGTAAAAACACTTACAGCTGTATAATCGATGTTATAATTTCCATTGTCATACAATTCAATAATGGTATCCTGAATAAACTTTGGAAATATACTTAATGGAAATTCAGATTCCTCAGCTGTTTTCAATCTTAAATTGGCTTCTTGAAGTGACATCTTACCAAATGTAAGATGCGACCGCCCCAATTCTGTTGTTTCTTTTTCAATTGATTCCATACGCAAAGGATTATCCATTAATACTTTCCAGATAAGCTTCAATTTCTGAAGCCTTATAGTAGATTTTGCGTCCGGTTTTCTTAAAGGCAATAACCTTATTGTCACGCATGGTTTGCAAAGTCCGTCTACTCACATTTAAGAGTTTGCATACTTCTTCGGTAACGTACCACCTATCTTTAAAACCATCATTCTTTGCAACACTGATACTATCAATCTTATCATTAATATGGTCGATCTTGCCCATTAACTTATTGAAGAGATGCTCATCTACAATTACAACTGTCTTGCTCATTTTTATACGATTTAAATGTGTTATTAAAATTTATTTCGTCAAACCTAAGCAATACGGTACACTCACTTTCTCGTAAAAGATAGTAACGGAGTGTAATGGAATAAAAAGAATAGTAAAAGAACGTATCGTAACGTATTTTATCGTTTTAGCGGTTTTTAATTGAGCGCAAATAAATAATACTGAATACAGACTACATTACTTTTCGCTTCCAATTCTTGACATTTTTCTTTTTACTACTATTTGTTACTATCTAAAAATCAAGCGATTTTACTTTTATTACTATTTATTACCATGTTCTACAATTCTTTTGAAATTGCATTCTATTTCTCTATAATTGAATCATAAAAATGCAAAAATGACTCACTAAAATGATATTTAGAAGAACGATATTGAAACAAGATTTGGCCATTAAATTATATCCACAAAGCTCAAATATTAATGCAGCGATGCAGCTGCTCAGGAAAGAAATAAAACTATCACCGGAATTGAATAACAGACTTGAATTACTGACAAGAAATAAACGGGCTCATTATTATACACACAAAGAGTTGGAGGTTATTCTGGAACATTTTTGTATCAGTCAGGAAGAATTTGAGTTACTATAAGGACTTCTTTGGGGAAATAATGGTAAAACATACTGAAAAACTTGCGAAAACAGGCTAAAAAGAACTATCTATAACAATAAATAGATAGCTTTTGAGCTCTTTTTCATGCTTCTGAGCACTTTCAGAGTATTTACAGACCATATCAAGAGTATATTGCGCTTGCTTTTATGAGCTTTGCCCATTTTGAAGAGTATATTCAGCGTGCTTTTTGAATGCTTTCATTATTTACGAGAGTACTATCTGCGAGCTTTGCGGAATTTCATTAGTTCCTTTCAAAAATCACCACTCATATGAAGGTAATAATTAAAGTACCATTATAAAAAACACTTGTTTATGAAGAGTATATTTTCAGTGCTTTCATGATAATTTATAGAGTAAGTGGAGTCAAAAACTAAAAAAAGTGCTACTTGTCTTGATGTGGCTTAGTTCTGTCGCGAATTGGTATGGTCATAAACAATTCATTTTGAGTTTTATAATATAATTTTACAACCATCAAAATGAAGTAGAATAATATTAAGCGCAATACAATGATATTACCTCGAACTATATTAAAACAAGATTTAGCCATTAAACTATACCCTCAAAGTTCAAATACAACTTCCGCCATGCAATTACTGCGTAAGGAAATTAAACTATCACATGAATTAAGCTGTAAGCTAGATAAGCTAGCTCGTAATAAACGTGCCCATTATTTTACCCACAAAGAACTGGAGCTTATCCTGGAACATTTTTGTATTGGTCAGGAAGAGTTTGAGGGGCTTTAAGACCGGTTTGCAGATCTGCTATGGTAATTTTAATTTACTTCTATAATTAGTTCCTTTTCATAACCATTATATTTCTCATCACTATATCCATGTGGATTACAGATAACTTCCGTTTCATTAATCTTATATCTCACAGGTATATGCACATGACCGTGAAGCCAATATTGAGGCTTTTGCTCAATAATAAAATCCTCTAAATTGGAAGCATATGCAGAAGATACGGGATCTTCCTTATATTGATCTGGCACTGACTTTATGCTGGGAGCATGGTGCGTTACAACAATATTTGTAACGGTTTTAGATTCTATTAAGCTTTTTTTAAGCCATGATATGGATTGATTATGAAGATTAAAAGTATCTATGGTTCTTAGGCGTGAATATGAAGGATCTCTTCTTATTTTCTTATAATCATTCATCTTCTCCTGACAAATGATTCCATATTTAATTGGATTACCAAATATTGAAAAATCAGTCCAAAGGGTAGCTCCATGAAATGTTATACCATCAATCTCTATCGATTCGTTTTCTAACACATGAATATTTGTTCCTTTTGCAAATTCTTTAATCTTTAGCAATGTTTTAGGATAACATCCCTTGTAGTATTCATGATTACCCAATACATATATAACTGGCTTATTGGATATTTCTTTCACCATCCAACTTATTCCTTTTACACCAAGATTGATATCACCTGCAAACACAACAATGTCAGCATTGTCAAAACTAAATTGATTAAATCCAAACTCTTGATGTATATCGCTAATGATCTGTATTTTCATCCGTTAAGTATATCTTCATTTGTCAGATGGAACTCTCTATGAATTTTAATTATTCTAATGTATACAATTTAGAATATTAAAATTCATGTTCGCTTCATTCTATAATTGCATTGACAATACCCGTTCGGGTATAATTCATGGCCGTACTAGCCTATTTATACCTGATAGGGTATAAACAATTCATCTCATATACATGATACATTTAAGGAGATTGCGTAATAACCAGAACAAACCAATTCTGTAGCATTTTTAGTATTTAGCGATGTGGAAGTTTTTGCATATGTAACATCTCTTGCTTCATTTTCACAGATACACAATGTTCACGTAACATGAACAAATTAAATATGTGAACAACTATGAAAATTCATATAGTTTTTAACTGAATGCTATAAGAAACTAATTCCTTTTTTTATTATCTGATCAAGTTCCTGGTTTAAACTATTAATATGAAATTCAGCCCATAAAGGTAAATGGTCACTTATTTGCTTTTTACCACCTTTGGGACCTGTTATAATTGTTGCCATTTTATCAATTCTTTTAATAAAGTTTTAACTACTTAAAATCCAAAACTTCTTTCAAGTGCGTTACCATCTGCGCATGCTTTTTTGCATTTACTTTTTTAAGTTTGTTAATATTTAGCAACTTCCACTGAATGGCAGGTAAATCTTTTAATACTGGTATGGGGAATAGTTCCCAGTCCGGTTCTCCACTTTCGAAACTCAATAAGAATCGCTTATCATTATCAGTAAGGCGTTCTCCAATAGTTTTAATTAATAGTGCTCGCGTTAATTCATAATCGTCATATGAAAATTCAACAGTTGTCATTCCGGCAAACTGATTCTCAAAAGCAGATTCCTGGTCTTTTAATATTGGAGAAAGCAATTCACTAATTGGTTTGTAATGGCTGATTAAGCCAATTTTGAATCCTTCCCAAATTTCATCAGTGAAGCCTTCGTTTTCAAGTAGTAGCTTTACATCAAATACATCACGAGGATGTTGTCTGTCTATGGCAGCACAGATTTTACCTCCATATAATTCAGCCATAGAGACTACATTGATGGCTGCAAACTTGTCAAATTCATCCTGAACAGAATCAACCACCTGCATTAATTCGGTAGGGAAGACATTACCTCTGGTAATTGTATTCACTTCTATTTTGATTTGAGCGCCTTGACCTTGACAATTCAATTTAACGTCAGTTCCACCATTTAATGGAACGGTGTTGATTCTAATGCCCGGTATATTTTTTTCTATATCTGCCTTGATTCTTCCTAAACCTTCCTGAATATTATTAAGAGCTTCTGTTCTGGAATCGAGAGGCAAATAAGTCAGGTCAATATCAACTGACAAACGAAGCATTTCCCTAATAAAAAGGTTAATAGCCGTACCTCCTTTTAAGGCAAATATTTCTTCTTTTGCTACATATGGTAGAACCTGTAGTAATAAATCCACTTGTGCTCTATATGCTGGTGAAATCATAACTCTGCTAATTCTTTGGGTATTGTTATCTTATACTTTGAGCTGTATGCTCCACTTTCTGTTATCATCCGGTCTCCGCTACCTAAATCTATCTTATCTGTTTTCAGGAATTGAAACCACTGATGATTTGCCTTTTCTGCCATATAAAGAAATAGACGTTTTACTTTCACTGAGTTGCAAGCTGATAGAAGCTCGCTCACCAATCTAGGCTTTAAGTTGACCAATCCTTCTAAAACCTGATAGCATTCAACAAGGTCTGAATGTTGCGGAGCTAAAAACAGGCATTCCAATATGGCACGTTCGGGTGTTGATACATTAACTTTTGTATCTTTTATCTCCATTTCCTTGATGCCAGTTTTTTCAGGAAGAAATGAAGTGGGTTTCTGAAATAACTCTACATTCCAATTGTAATTTATAAACCAATTTGGCATTCTGGTTTGCAAGGGTGAGAATAGGTATATCGTTTCCTTGCTTAACCTGAAATAATGGCTGAATCCATGTAAGGTTAATGCAGTTAAAGCGCCTACATGCACCTTAATGTTTAATTGATTTTGCATTGCATTCACACCTGCTTGCCATTCCAAGCTATCTCCGGGCTTTTTATATGCACCTCTTCCTAAAGGTTCTATCCATCCGCTGTCCTGATAGTACCTGCGTAGATGTCTGGATACACCATTGTTGTCCAATACTGCTGCTGTTATCACATTATTGGCCTGCAATAGATTAAAAAGCTTCTTTAATTTTGTGTCATTATGCGTAGCCATACTACTCAATTTTCAACAAAAATAAAGAATTGATTTAATAAAAGAACTAAATAACTTTAAAAATATTACTTAACGAGTAGTTAAACTACGCAAAATTTCATATTTATAAAGTTATTTATATTCTTTTCGTTGTCAAAAGCAATTAACCAATCAACAAAACCAAATGCTTATTATCAATATGGCTTCTGTAATCGAAATCTTTCTTAAAACAAAATCTAATGATTCTTTACGTTGCTAAAAGGTTATTAAAATAAAGGCTTTAACCCTTATTGAGAGTATTAATAATTTTTTACTTACGATACAAAGTCGACTTTCACAAAAAACTGGACAAAAATCCATTTTTAGGTTCGGTTCCTTTTTGCTATTTTTGGAAGGAAATGAGTTCATTAAAACGCATTTAAAACGGGCATTTTTCACCCAGTTTTGGTGGACTTACAGTGGACTTTAAAAGTTGAATTCGTAAAACATTGAGAATTGGGCACTTAAAACAAATTTTCAGTTCCCTCTCTCTCCGCTTAGTTAAATGTCAATAGAAGACAGAAAAGAGACAAGTCCTACAATATCAATATATTGTAGGACTTTTTTTATGTCTTATTGTCACCTCAGTCTTCCTTAAAATGCAAAAAAACGACAAAGTTTTGTGACTAAATCGTGACCTATTTTTAAAATCGAAAAATAGGTCACAAAATGGTATGATTTGGCTTAGTGTTGTCGCGAATCAACACCCCTACAAATGTTTCATTTTGTATTTGTTAATGTAGTTTTACAAACAGAAAAATGAAGCTTATGAGAAGTACTTTTAATGTTCTTTTTTTCATTAAAAAGAATGCAGAAAAAAAAGATGGAACGGCACCTGTTGTTGCAAGAATTACCATTAATGGTAAAATGGCTCAGTTCAACACCAAGCAATTTATTAAACCGGAAGACTGGAGTGTTGATTTAGGAAAAGCCAAAGGCAGAAATGCGGAAGCCAAAACTATTAATTCTGTTTTGGAAGAAATTAAAATTTCTATTCACGAAGCTTATAATGACCTGACCAGAAGAGACACATTAATAACAGCCGAAAAAATAAAAATCACATTCTTAGGCATTGGGTTGGAGCAACACTTATTGTTGGAGCTTTTTGAAGAATGCAACAATACGTTAAAAACACAAGTTGGCATTACCAAATCAAAAGCTACCTATCAAAAAGCAGAAGTGTGTAAACGACATTTATCTGAATATTTAAAAATAGAACACAAATTATCGGATATTGATTTAAGGGATATCAATCACTCCTTCATTGTTGGGTTTGAAAACTTCCTTACCATTAAATGCCATTGCAACTTAAATACAAGCGCAAAATTTATGCAAAAATTCAAAAGCATAGTATTGCTTGCTCAAAAGAATGGATGGTTACTGAATGATCCCTTCGGCAACTATAAAATATCTTTAAAGAAGGTTGACAGGGGCTACCTAAATGACGATGAACTAAAACGCATCATGCAAAAAAGCTTTGGTAGTGAACGGTTAGAGCGCATACGTGATATTTTTATTTTCTCGTGCTATACCGGACTTGCATATATTGATATTAAAAACCTTAGGCAGGAACACATAACTAAAGGTTTTGACGGCAATTTATGGATAAACACAAAGCGCCAGAAAACATCCATAAAAACGGTTGTACCTCTACTGGATATAGCCCAATTAATCCTAGATAAATACAAAGGTTTGCCCAATGGTGTACTTTTACCAATTCCAACGAATCAAAAAACGAACCAATATTTGAAAGAAATTGCTGATGTCTGCGGTATTAATAAAAACCTTACGTTTCACTTGGCACTGCATACTTTTGCAACCACTGTTACACTATCAAAGGGTGTCCCTATTGAATCCGTTATTAAAATGCTTGGACATACCAATATTAAAACGACTCAAATTTATGCTCGTATTACCAATGAAAAGATTGGTGCAGACATTAAATTATTAGCGGAAAAGTTAAAGGTTTCAGAAGTAAGTTTAGCTTGATATTAGCAACAACCTTTATGTTTCTATTTAACTAAATATTTCTGATTGATTCGATTCAGTCAGAAGATTTTCTTTTCATACAAATAATATTATTTCTAAAAAAAATGATAATATTAAAAAGAGGCCTTCTTTAAAGCACCTTTTCTCAAGAAATAATATTGTTTTTACATATCTTTTGATTTAATAAGTATGAGATGATCCGATTGATCAAGATACTGCTTTACAATAATGACTACTCATTGGACTTAGCTGACCTTTTACCTCACAACTGGAAGAACTCATAGAATTGCGAGAATTGTCCATCGATTCTATGGACTGTTA includes:
- a CDS encoding restriction endonuclease; translated protein: MPVPDYQSIMLPLLTCVADEQTHKFRELIEKLAQEFNLTEEDRRELLPSGKQPLFDNRVGWANTYLKKAGLLQSEKRGFVQITNLGLEVLKTNRTRIDAAFLRQYDSFNEFVGTNGKESEESNEQIVESDIQTPKEKFEKAYQQINRLLIGQLSDQLIKVDPYKFEVLVLDLLQAIGYGGNRSEAAQVTKKSADGGIDGIINEDRLGLDKIYIQAKRYSNTVPVKEVRDFAGAMLAHNARKGVFITTSDFPSSAKEFAEKIDRTLILIDGKRLAELMIEDNIGISPKETFVYKEIDSDYFES
- a CDS encoding DUF6371 domain-containing protein — protein: MSDIRYSLEKYKGRSTRYHCPKCHQRTFTRYVDNQTNKHLSDYTGRCNRVEKCGYHFTPKMYFEENGYEPSDFYTTVPKPKIIVKPPSCIDKKLLTASLTNYYHNNFAIGLSKYFPQRMVWEVLQKYYVGTAKGNKTIFWQVNRLGQVRTGKVMQYNVHTLKRNGYINWVHHITKQKDFNLKQVFFGAHLLTSKTTPVAIAEGEKNAIFGALYYPQYSWVAVGSIEMLNLQKLNALNGYQVTLFPDKGKAFEKWSKIAERASFDVSVNTVLENTDLNEGDDIADLVISIKKEQYLAGPNALINKLKKKNKYLGLLIEKFDLCVTA
- a CDS encoding DUF3987 domain-containing protein, giving the protein MESIEKETTELGRSHLTFGKMSLQEANLRLKTAEESEFPLSIFPKFIQDTIIELYDNGNYNIDYTAVSVFTALAGIIGNSYHLRKHIEWIENPSMWVVLVGKSGQNKSAPLKTAFKAIKNQQKQYDQEYEAAIANYDPDLGEKKPTKKKLYSTDPTFEALINMHKQNPNGMILMPDEFKSFILNLIGYSGTSKQSQFLSIWDGAPISLDRKEVESSSLSMPCVSIIGSIQDDVIASFKAKDIKDGFFERILFAIPLKMEKKLIGRKNPDNYLVEKFHSRMQALMDKVYESINTIELPLSEKAEDLFIEEVNKHVKPSNKDATISGILSKLDRYILRFALVLEVSNSFFAGQAIKQISESSMKKAIMLKDYFFSNALKLNHMVLNVYEDNSKEGKVFQVLKKIGKREFTNKEFIEMANKLNIAKESYAYQLLSNTKLAHKKQKGVYETDVLN
- a CDS encoding helix-turn-helix domain-containing protein, whose protein sequence is MSKTVVIVDEHLFNKLMGKIDHINDKIDSISVAKNDGFKDRWYVTEEVCKLLNVSRRTLQTMRDNKVIAFKKTGRKIYYKASEIEAYLESING
- a CDS encoding DUF4248 domain-containing protein, which gives rise to MIFRRTILKQDLAIKLYPQSSNINAAMQLLRKEIKLSPELNNRLELLTRNKRAHYYTHKELEVILEHFCISQEEFELL
- a CDS encoding DUF4248 domain-containing protein gives rise to the protein MILPRTILKQDLAIKLYPQSSNTTSAMQLLRKEIKLSHELSCKLDKLARNKRAHYFTHKELELILEHFCIGQEEFEGL
- a CDS encoding metallophosphoesterase, with the protein product MKIQIISDIHQEFGFNQFSFDNADIVVFAGDINLGVKGISWMVKEISNKPVIYVLGNHEYYKGCYPKTLLKIKEFAKGTNIHVLENESIEIDGITFHGATLWTDFSIFGNPIKYGIICQEKMNDYKKIRRDPSYSRLRTIDTFNLHNQSISWLKKSLIESKTVTNIVVTHHAPSIKSVPDQYKEDPVSSAYASNLEDFIIEQKPQYWLHGHVHIPVRYKINETEVICNPHGYSDEKYNGYEKELIIEVN
- a CDS encoding nucleotidyl transferase AbiEii/AbiGii toxin family protein; its protein translation is MISPAYRAQVDLLLQVLPYVAKEEIFALKGGTAINLFIREMLRLSVDIDLTYLPLDSRTEALNNIQEGLGRIKADIEKNIPGIRINTVPLNGGTDVKLNCQGQGAQIKIEVNTITRGNVFPTELMQVVDSVQDEFDKFAAINVVSMAELYGGKICAAIDRQHPRDVFDVKLLLENEGFTDEIWEGFKIGLISHYKPISELLSPILKDQESAFENQFAGMTTVEFSYDDYELTRALLIKTIGERLTDNDKRFLLSFESGEPDWELFPIPVLKDLPAIQWKLLNINKLKKVNAKKHAQMVTHLKEVLDFK
- a CDS encoding type IV toxin-antitoxin system AbiEi family antitoxin domain-containing protein, translated to MATHNDTKLKKLFNLLQANNVITAAVLDNNGVSRHLRRYYQDSGWIEPLGRGAYKKPGDSLEWQAGVNAMQNQLNIKVHVGALTALTLHGFSHYFRLSKETIYLFSPLQTRMPNWFINYNWNVELFQKPTSFLPEKTGIKEMEIKDTKVNVSTPERAILECLFLAPQHSDLVECYQVLEGLVNLKPRLVSELLSACNSVKVKRLFLYMAEKANHQWFQFLKTDKIDLGSGDRMITESGAYSSKYKITIPKELAEL
- a CDS encoding site-specific integrase, producing the protein MRSTFNVLFFIKKNAEKKDGTAPVVARITINGKMAQFNTKQFIKPEDWSVDLGKAKGRNAEAKTINSVLEEIKISIHEAYNDLTRRDTLITAEKIKITFLGIGLEQHLLLELFEECNNTLKTQVGITKSKATYQKAEVCKRHLSEYLKIEHKLSDIDLRDINHSFIVGFENFLTIKCHCNLNTSAKFMQKFKSIVLLAQKNGWLLNDPFGNYKISLKKVDRGYLNDDELKRIMQKSFGSERLERIRDIFIFSCYTGLAYIDIKNLRQEHITKGFDGNLWINTKRQKTSIKTVVPLLDIAQLILDKYKGLPNGVLLPIPTNQKTNQYLKEIADVCGINKNLTFHLALHTFATTVTLSKGVPIESVIKMLGHTNIKTTQIYARITNEKIGADIKLLAEKLKVSEVSLA